The following DNA comes from Streptomyces sp. NBC_00273.
TTGATGTCCGGGTTTCCGGCCTGGAGCTGGATGACGTCGCCGGCCCAGGCGAGGCAGGCGGCGAGGTCGCCCTTGTCGAGGTCGGAGGTGTAGTCGTTGCCGGTGAAGCGGCGTATCTGGTTCTTGTCCACGCCCTTCTGGAGCCGGCCGATGGCCTCGTCGAAGTCGGCGGTGGTGAAGGTCGCCGGGTCCTTGCCCTGGTCGAGCAGGGTCATGCCGACGCTGTCGCGCATCTCGGTGAGGAAGCCGACGCGGCCCTTGAGGGAGGGGTCGTCGAGCAGCTGGGTGACGGAGTCGACCTTCTTGCCGCCGGTCGCCTTCTCGTTGTAGGCGATGACGGTGTCGATGCCGGTCCAGGGATAGCTGTAGGACCGTCCCGGGTCCCAGTCGGGGGTGCGGAACTGCGGGATCAGGTTGGCGTAGGCGTGCGGGAGGTGCGCGGGGTCCAGCTTCTGCGCCCAGCCGAGGCGGATGATGCGGGCGGCGAGCCAGTCGGTGACGACGATCAGGTCGCGGCCGGTGTCCTGGCCGGCCGCGAGCTGGGGGCGGATCTTGCCGAAGAACTCGACGTTGTCGTTGATGTCCTCGGTGTACTTGACCTTGATGCCGGTCCGCTTGGTGAACTCCTCCAGCGTGGGACGGCTCTTCTCGTCCTCGCTGGTGTCCATGTACTCGGTCCAGTTGGAGAAGTTGATCTCCTTCTCCTGGGCCGAGTGGTCGTCGGAGGCCGCTGCCGCGTCGCCCTCGCGTTTGGCGGGCGGAATCCCGCACGCGGTGAGGGCGGACAGCCCTCCGAGGGTGAGCGCTCCGACTCCGGAGGCGCGCAGCAGCGAGCGGCGGGTGAGGGCCCCGCGCCCGCTGGTGAGGCTGCGCCGCATCGCGGCGAGTTGCGCCGCCGAGAGGCGGTCGGGCTCGAACTGCTCCATGCGCTGTGCCCTTTCGGGAGGTGTACCGCTGGTCAGGCGGTGGGCCCACGCGGCGTCGGCCGCGGATGGTTACGGACGGTCCCCGAAGATCGTGCGGTGCCAGTCCTTCTCGGCTACCGCGGTGTTGTCGTACATCACGTGCTTGACCTGCGTGTACTCCTCGAAGGAGTAGGTCGACATGTCCTTTCCGAAGCCGCTGGCCTTGTAGCCCCCGTGGGGCATCTCGCTGATGATCGGAATGTGGTCGTTGACCCAGACGCAGCCCGCCTTGATCTCGCGGGTGGCCCGGTTCGCCCGGTAGAGGTCACGGCTCCAGGCGGAGGCCGCGAGTCCGTACGGGGTGTCGTTGGCCAGCGCGAGACCCTCGTCGTCGGTGTCGAAGGGCAGGACGACGAGGACCGGGCCGAAGATCTCGGACTGGACCACCTCGCTGTCCTGGGCGGCGCCGGCGATGAGGGTGGGCCGGTAGTACGCGCCTTCGGCGAGGTCTCCGGCCGGGATCTCGCCGCCGGTGACGACGGTGGCGTAGGCGCGGGCGCGCTCGACGAAGGCGGCGACCCGGTCGCGCTGGGCGTGCGAGACCAGCGGGCCCAGGTCGGTGGTGGGCGCGAAGGGGTCGCCGAGGCGGACGCTCTCCATCAGCTCGGCCACCCGGGCGACGAAGGCGTCGTGCAGGGGGCGCTGGACGTAGGCACGGGTGGCGGCCGTGCAGTCCTGGCCGGTGTTGATGAGGGAGGCGGCGACGGCGCCGTGCGCGGCGGCCTCCAGGTCGGCGTCGTCGAAGACGAGGAAGGGGGCCTTGCCGCCGAGCTCCAGGTGGAGCCGCTTGACGGTGGCGGTGGCGATCTCGGCGACCCGCTTGCCGACGGCGGTGGAGCCGGTGAAGGAGGTCATCACCACGTCGGGGTGGCCCACCAGGTGCTCTCCGGCCTCGCGGCCGGCACCGGTGACGATGTTGATCACGCCGTCGGGCAGGCCCGCGTCCTTGGCCGCCTGCGCGAACATCAGGGAGGTCAGCGGGGTGAGCTCGGCGGGCTTGAGGACGATGGTGTTGCCCGCGGCGATCGCCGGAAGGATCTTCCAGGCAGCCATCTGGAGGGGATAGTTCCAGGGCGCGATCGAGCCGACGACCCCGATGGCCTCACGGCGTACGTACGAGGTGTGGTCGCCCGAGTACTCGGCGGCCGCCTGCCCCTGGAGGTGGCGGGCGGCGCCCGCGAAGAAGGCGGTGTTGTCGATGGTCCCCGGTACGTCGAACTCCGTGGACAGCTTGATCGGCTTGCCGCACTGGAGGGACTCGGCGTACGCGAAGTCCTCCGCCTGCTCGGCCAGTACGGCCGCCAGCCGGTGCAGGGCGTCCGAACGCTCGCCGGGGGTGGCGCCGGACCAGCCCGGGAAGGCCCTCTTGGCGGCGGCGACGGCCTCGTCGACGTCCGCGGTGCTCGCGAGCTCGTAGGTCAGGACCTCGTCGCCGGTCGCCGGATCGACCACGGTGTGTGACTGTCCGGAGGTGCCGGACCTCAGTCGCCCGTCGATGTACTGCGCGCCGTCCGCGAAGCGGTCTTTGACCTGGAAGCGGTTGCCCATAACGCTCTCACGCTCTCCGTAGCTACAGTTCGAGCTACAGCTCGAATTGAGTGCCGATCCTGGCAGAGGTGATGCCCTCGGCCAAGTGATTCCGTTGTTGCCTTTTGATTACGCGACGGAATCGGTCGACCATGTGTCGAGGCACACCGAAAATCCCGTACGAAGTGTCAGTGGCGACTGTCAGACTCGCGTGCATGGAGATGATGGACGAACTGATCAAGCAGGTCAGCCGCGGTGAACGGGTGAAGTACCTGCCGTTCTGGGGGCACCGGCCACAGCCGGACGGCAGGCTCGGTCCGAGCTGCCTGAGCCAGTGGTGGCCCGCTTCCTTCACTGTCGGTGACGTCCGTTATGCGACTGCGGAGCACTGGATGATGGCCGGCAAGGCCCGGCTGTTCGGAGACCCCGGGGCGGAGCGCGCCGCGGTGGAGGCCAAGAGCCCGGCCGAGGCGAAGAAGATCGGTCGGCTCGTGCGCGGCTTCGACAACGCGATATGGGAGCGGGAGCGGTTCGCCCTGGTCGTGGAGGGCAGCGTGCACAAGTTCGACTCCGACCCGGCGCTGCGCGGGTACCTGCTGGGCACCGGGAACCGGGTGCTGGTGGAGGCGAGCCCGATGGACCGGATCTGGGGCATCGGGCTGGCGGCCGACGACGAGCGAGCCCTGGACCCGGCGCGCTGGCGCGGACTGAACCTGCTGGGCTTCGCCCTCATGGAGGCCCGCGACCGGCTGCGCGAAGCGGGCGGGTGACGCGCAGCGGCGCGGGTCCCGGGTAAATGCGTGGCGGCGGCCCGGACGGGCCGCCTAACGTGATCAGCGTCCAGGTGTGAAGGCGAGACCTACTTCGGCTGCCGCGGGTTCGAGTCCCGTCGCCGGCTTCGGGCCGGTGTAGCTCAGTTGGTAGAGCACCTCATGGTTTCGTCGACTTCGATCTCTGGACACCTACGTCACGCACCTCCCGGTGCGCAGGCTGCGGCTCCTTCTTTTGCAAAGAAACCCAGGCCGCCGCCACCTTGATCTCGGGAGGCCGGCGTGGGGGATGCCCGGTGCGCAGGCGACGGTTACTTCTGGGGACCCGGAGGTCGTGGGTTCGAATCCCACCCGGCTCGTCACCCGCAAGGGAACGGGCCGGTGGAGCAGCCAGGCAGCTCGTCGGGCATAAAGTCCGCCGCCGACTCCCGATCTCGGGCATCCCTCACGCAACGCCTCCCCCGCTTCCATCGAATTCGGGGGGATTCTCATGGCTCGCTTCAACCAGCGCGCGCCCAAGTCGGCGCCCGCCCCGCCCACTTCGCCGGTGCGCTCCACCGGCCCCGCCCGCACCGCTCAGGGCGGCCCGGGCCACCTGCGCGACCCGCGCTCCGAACTGTTCCTGCTGGCCGTCGCCAACTTCGTCACGCAGCAGACCGCCTACGAAGGCGGCGAGGCGCGCGACGACCGGTTCGCGGCGCTCGTGCGCACCCTCGCCGTCGAGGATCCCGCCTGGACGGCCGGCCTGCTGGGCTGGCTCCGCGGGGACGCGAACATGCGGACCGCCTCCCTCGTCGGCGCCGCCGAATACGTGAAGGCCCGGCTCGACGCGGGCGCCACCGACGGGCCTTCGAACCGTCAGGTGGTCGACTCCGTGCTGCGGCGCGCGGACGAGCCCGGTGAGCTGCTGGCCTATTGGACGGCGACGTACGGGCGCAACGTGCCCAAGCCCGTCAAGCGCGGCATCGCCGACGCCGTACGCCGGCTCTACTCCGGCACCTCGCTGCTGAAGTACGACACCGACTCCAAGGCCTTCCGCTTCGGCGACGTCCTCAACCTCGTGCACGCCTCTCCCG
Coding sequences within:
- a CDS encoding polyamine ABC transporter substrate-binding protein: MEQFEPDRLSAAQLAAMRRSLTSGRGALTRRSLLRASGVGALTLGGLSALTACGIPPAKREGDAAAASDDHSAQEKEINFSNWTEYMDTSEDEKSRPTLEEFTKRTGIKVKYTEDINDNVEFFGKIRPQLAAGQDTGRDLIVVTDWLAARIIRLGWAQKLDPAHLPHAYANLIPQFRTPDWDPGRSYSYPWTGIDTVIAYNEKATGGKKVDSVTQLLDDPSLKGRVGFLTEMRDSVGMTLLDQGKDPATFTTADFDEAIGRLQKGVDKNQIRRFTGNDYTSDLDKGDLAACLAWAGDVIQLQAGNPDIKYAIPAPGYITSSDNLLVPAKARHKANAEKLIDFYYEPEIAAQLAAYISYVCPVEGVKDELAKIDPALADNPLIVPDKAMAAKAHAFRSLTSEEETAYEEKFAKLIGA
- a CDS encoding gamma-aminobutyraldehyde dehydrogenase, which codes for MGNRFQVKDRFADGAQYIDGRLRSGTSGQSHTVVDPATGDEVLTYELASTADVDEAVAAAKRAFPGWSGATPGERSDALHRLAAVLAEQAEDFAYAESLQCGKPIKLSTEFDVPGTIDNTAFFAGAARHLQGQAAAEYSGDHTSYVRREAIGVVGSIAPWNYPLQMAAWKILPAIAAGNTIVLKPAELTPLTSLMFAQAAKDAGLPDGVINIVTGAGREAGEHLVGHPDVVMTSFTGSTAVGKRVAEIATATVKRLHLELGGKAPFLVFDDADLEAAAHGAVAASLINTGQDCTAATRAYVQRPLHDAFVARVAELMESVRLGDPFAPTTDLGPLVSHAQRDRVAAFVERARAYATVVTGGEIPAGDLAEGAYYRPTLIAGAAQDSEVVQSEIFGPVLVVLPFDTDDEGLALANDTPYGLAASAWSRDLYRANRATREIKAGCVWVNDHIPIISEMPHGGYKASGFGKDMSTYSFEEYTQVKHVMYDNTAVAEKDWHRTIFGDRP
- a CDS encoding NADAR family protein, which gives rise to MEMMDELIKQVSRGERVKYLPFWGHRPQPDGRLGPSCLSQWWPASFTVGDVRYATAEHWMMAGKARLFGDPGAERAAVEAKSPAEAKKIGRLVRGFDNAIWERERFALVVEGSVHKFDSDPALRGYLLGTGNRVLVEASPMDRIWGIGLAADDERALDPARWRGLNLLGFALMEARDRLREAGG